In Pseudomonas sp. PDNC002, the DNA window AGGTCCACCCGCAGGTCGGCCACCTGTTCCAGTGCTTCTACTGCTTCAGCCACTGGGTGGTGATCGCCGGCACCCTGGTCTACCGTCCGGTGGTGATCGCCAGCGGTTGGGCCGTGGTCGACTGGCTGGTGGCGACCTTCTTCACCGTCGCCCTGACCGCGCTCTGCTGCGGGTTGCTGTTCAAGGTATTCCTCACCGCCATGGCCAAGGCCGTCAGCGAGCGGGAACTGAAGAAACTGTTCGCCGGCGAATGACCAGAAAGGAATCTGCATGAACCCCTCCGAATTGATGGCGCCGTTCCACGACCCCGAAGCCGCCGCGCGTTACGCGGAAAACCCACCGCGCTTCGTCCCCGGCCTGTCCGACCTGCATCGCATGGCGGGCATCCTGCTCGCGGAAAGCGCGCCGGCGGACGGTCATCTCCTGGTGCTTGGCGCCGGTGGCGGCATGGAACTGAAAGCCTTCGCCGATGCCCAGCCGCACTGGCGCTTCACCGGCGTCGATCCGTCCGCCGAGATGCTCGCGGTCGCGGCGCAGATGCTGGGTCAACAGGCCCAGCGCGTCGACTTTCGCCAGGGCTATATCGACGATGCGCCGCCAGGTCCCTTTGACGGCGCGGCCTGCCTGCTGACGCTGCACTTCCTTGCCGAGCCCGAACGCCTGCGCGTGCTGCGTGAGATCCATGAGCGGCTCAAGCCGGGGGCGGCGTTCGTGATGGCCCATGCCAGCGTGCCGCAAGGAACCGGCGAGCGGGCGCGCTGGCTGTCGCGTTATGCGGCCTTCGCCATCCGCGCCGGAATGGAGCCGGCCAGTGCCCAGCAGGCAAGGGCAGCGGTGGACGCACACCTGAACATCCTCACCCCCGAACAGGACGAAGCACTCCTCTGGGAGGCCGGTTTCAACCGCATCGAAGCCTTCTATGTCGGCTTTGCCTTCCGCGGCTGGGTCGCGCTCGCCTGAGGCGAAGCTCTGCTAGGCTGGCGTCCCGTTTTGCGCTGGACGCCAATCGATGCAGATTCCGCCATCCCACGTCATCCACCAGACCGAGCACTGGCTGCTCAATCATCACCTGGGGTCGGCCTTGCCCGGCTACCTGATGCTGGGCTCGACGCAGCCGGTGGACTCCCTGGCCGATCTGCCAGAAGAAGCGCTGGCGGAAATGGGCGTGCTGATGGCCAGGGTCCAGCGCACCCTGGAGCAATGCCTGCAACCGAAGTGGCTGTACATCGGCCGCTTCGGCCATTCGCCTGGCTTCCCCATTCACTTCCACTTCATCCCCGTCTACGACTGGGTCGAGGAACTGTTCTGGGCAGACGAGCGTTACCGCTCGCTGGAGCAGTTCGCACACCTCGAGGCTGCGAGCAGCCAGACCGATGGCGCCGAACTGACCCTGTTCGTCTGGCGCGAGTTCGGCGAGGCGCCGGTGCCGCCGCCAGTGCAGGGCCTGGCGATTGCGCAGGTGATTGAATTGCTGCGCGGCCGTTTCGCCTGAATCAGCGCAGGTAGGCGCGCGGCGTGGTGCCCGTCATGCCGCGAAAGAAGGCAATGAAGGCGCTATCGCTGGCGAAGCCCAATTCCTGCGCCACATCGCTGAGGCGCTCGCCGACACTGAGTTGCTCCACCGCGCGCATCAGGCGCCATTGCTGACGCCACTGCTGGTAGGACATGCCGGTGTCGCGGCGGATCAGCCGGGCGATGGTACGTTCGCTGGCGCCGACGCGGCTGGCCAGTTCATTCAACGGCGGCGGTAGCTGCGGCTCGTGCAGGATCGCGTCAGGCGACGGTCGGCGGGCAGTGGCAGGCGCATGGGCTCGCGCGGCGCCGCCACCAACTCCTCGATGCACAGGTTGGCCAGGTGATAGGCGCGGCCTTGGCTCCAGTCGGTGTCATAGTCCGCCAGCGAAATCTGCTCCAGCAACTCGCGCAGCAGCGGCGCCACCGAGACGATCTGCGGCGTGGCTGGCAGGCGTTCGCACAGCGACGCGGCGAGGTAGACGGAGCGGTACTCCACCGCCTGGCTCATGCGCGCGCGGTGAGGAATTCCGGGAGGAATCCACGCGGCGCGGGTCGGTGGAAGCAGGTAGAGCAGGGCGGGCTGGTCCAGCTCGATGCGCGTACAGCCTGAGCGGGTCAGCAGCACCTGCCCCACGCGGTGGCAGTGCACTCCGGAATCGTGCTCTTCCAGCTCCGAGAATATGCCGACGATATCGGTGTCGAATCCTTCCGGATCGAAGGGGCTGTCAGGGGCGAGCCAGGGCACGATGATTGTCCGGTTTCAACTATCTGGAGGCAGGGTGTAGACAATAAGCCAGCGAATGACACGCCACAATCGCTGTTTCAATGCCCGTTGACCGACTCCAGCAGCCAGTCATGGAACAGCTGCGCCGCCGGTGACAGCTGGCGGTGGCGCAGGGAAACCAGATACTCGCCGCGCTCGGTCACCATGGCGAGGTCGGTCACGCGCTGCATCTCGCCGATGGCCACCGCCTCGTCGGCCATGAAGCCCCAGGCCAGGCCGATCCCCATGCCCTGCTGCACGGCGCGGTAGGCGAGGGTGAGCTGGTTGAACACCGGCAGACTCTCGGACGCCTGGTAGTCCCTGCCGAAGTGGGCGAACCAGTCGTGCCAGTCCAGGCAACTCCAGGCCGAGGTGTCGAGCTGCACCAGCGGTGCCGCCGCCAGATCTTCCAGGGTGCGGATGGCGGAAACGTCCAGGTCCGGGCGCGCCACCGGATAGACCACTTCCGGCAGCACGAATTGGCTGTCCAGCGTCGTCCAGTCGCCGGCTCCGTAAAGGATGCCCAGGTCGAAATCCACCAGGCTGGCTTCGTCCATCTCGTTGATCGCGTGCACATGCACGGCGATGCCAGGGTGCGCCTTGTTGAACTCGATCAGTTTGGGGAACAGCCAGAACTGTGCCATCGCATGGGTCGCGAGCACCGACACGGCGTTGCTCTGGTGCACGTTGCGGATGCGCCGGACGCTGTGCTGCAAGCGCTCGAGCAGCATGTCCACGGTGCCCAGCAACTCGGCGCCGGCGGCGGTAAGGGTGACCCCGCGCGGTCTGCGCTCGAACAGCGGCACCTTGAGGCTCTCTTCCAGCGCGCGCATCTGCTTGCTCACCGCGCTCTGGGTGAGGAACAGCTCCGTAGCGGCCTGGGTGAAGCTGCCGCAGCGACCGACAGCCTCGAAGGTGATGAGGGTTTCCAGCGGCGGCAAGGTGCGCAGGTAGCGGCTGATGACGTTTCTCCGGCGAATTCAGCGAGCCATTCCCGACTGGAATGGCTCGGTGCAGATTTATCCTTGGTCAGAAACTATCACAGCCGCTACCGTGGCGGCTGTTTACGGGCATTCTTGAAGTATCGAGGTCGTTGGAAATGAAGCGCGGGGTGGTCTATGCAGGCATGGCGGGAGCAATCTGGGGCGGCGTGATTCTCGCGCCGTCGCTGGTGCCGGAATTCAACCCGCTGCTGATCAGCTCCGTGCGTTTCGCCCTGTATGGCGCCATTTCGTTGCTGATCGCGCTGCCGGTGGCACTCGGCCTGCTGCGTCGGATCTCCCGTCAGGACCTGTCGATGCTGGTGCGCCTGTCGCTGGCCGGCAACCTGCTGTACTTCGCGCTGCTCTCGGCGGCGGTGCAGTTCGCCGGGGTCGCGGCGGCGTCGCTGATCAACGGCATCATGCCGTTGGCGATCGCCTATCAGAGCCGGTCGGAACACGACTCGCTGCCCCTGTCGCGGATGAAGATGCCGCTGGCGTTGGTGGCGATGGGCATCCTCTGCATCAACCTTGATCCGACGGCGCTCAGCAGCGCCGGTGGCACGCCGGCGGAGCGCATACTCGGCATCGTCTGCGGTTTCTGCGCGGTGGCCTGCTGGTCCTGGTACGCGGCCGCCAATGCGCGCTACCTCAAGGCCAGTCATTTCGACAGCCATGAGTGGTCGACGCTGCTGGGCGTGGTCACTGGCGCCATGGCCCTCGTATTGGCCGGCGTCGGCGTGCTGGTCGCTCCGCAGGCGGTGCCGACGGAGGTGTCCAGCGAGCGCTGGATGACGTTCCTCTGGGTGTCGCTGTTCCTCGCGGTGTTCGGTTCCTGGGTCGCCAACGGCCTGTGGAACGCCGCTACCCGCCGGCTGCCGATGAGCCTGGGCGGCCAACTGATCGTCTTCGAAACCCTGTTCGCCTGTGCCTACGCGTACCTGCACCAACAGCGTCTGCCGGGCCCGGTGGAGGCACTGGCAATCGTCCTGCTGACCATCGGTGTGCTCTGGGCGATCGGCTTGCACCGCGCGCCCGCCGAGGCCCCGGTGCGCGCCGTCGAGTCCTGATTCAGTTTTTCGGGCTGCCCTGCAGGCGCGAACTCCAGTCTTCCACCGCGCCGTTTTCCAGGCGCCGCGAGAGCGTGCGGCGCCAGTTCGGCGGCAGCGGCAGCTCCAAGCATTCGCGCAGGGTGTCGGTATCGATGCGCTTGTCGAACAGTACGGCGGACAGACGTTGCAGCGACCAGTCGGCATGGCGCCGCTCCACCAATTCGAGCGTCGCGCCGGCGGCCACCGTACCTTCCTCAAGTACCCGGTAGTACCAGCCGGTACGTCCGGATTCCTGCACCCGCAGCGCCATGTGCGTTACCTCGAAGCGATCATTGAGCTTCCAGCACGGCATGCGCCCTTGCGATACCTCCAGCAGCGCAGTGCCGGCGCGGATACGGTCGCCGAGGCAAACGTCCGCCTCGGTCCAGCCGGTGCTGCTGAAGTTCTCGCCGAACGCGCCCGGCCGGCTCAGCAACGGGTGTTCGCCCAGCTCCGCGGTCCAGTTCGCGTAGTGCTCGCGCGGATAGTGGTGGATGGCTTTCTCCACGCCGCCGTGTACGCGCAGATCACCTTGTTCGTCGCTCTCCAGGCCCAGCGCAGTCACCTTCAGCGTTGTCTGGCGTGGTTCCTTGGCGATGGCGCTGAGCGAACCCGGACGGGTGAAGGGGACGGCGCGGCCGGTGAGGAGCGCATCGAGGGAAACGGCGGAAAGGCTCATGACGGGGCTCTCGAAAGTGGTATCGACCAAAAACTACCTGGACAAAATCCGCCAAGTCAGTAGGCTCTGTCAAGGTGTCGATTCGATACCAGATACCCGGTCATTCCTTATTCGAGTGTTCCCATGCAGAAGTACCGCCTGATCATCCAGCACCATGGCCAGTTGCTCGGCTATTTCGATTCCGACGTGCCGCGTGCGCGGGAAGCTGTCCAGTCCATCGCCAGTTGCCTCGGGGAGCTGGGTTATGACCTGGAGCTGATGGTGGCCGACAGCGAACGGCGCCTGCTGGAAAGCTCGCCGTCCGGCATCAAGGTGCTGGCCAGCGAGCCGTTGTATCGCCCGGTGGAGCTGGAGAGCTTGTAGGGTCTTGCCGGTGGGTGCGGGCGTGGCGCTCCCTGCGCCCGCCGTCTTCGCGGGTGGCGCAGCGAGCCTACTCCTGCAACGTCATCACCACCTTGCCGAACTGCTGGTTCGACTCCAGGTAGCGGTAGGCCTCGACTACATCGTCGAAGGCGAAGGTGCGGGCTATCACCGGGCGCAGCGTGCCGTCGGCGAGGCCGTCGCGAATGAAGGCGCTGGCTGCCTGCAAGCGGGCCGGATCTTCCAGTAATTCGTAGACGCGATAGCCGCGCAGCGTCAGCGAGCGGCTCAGCACTTCGAATAGCGGGAAGGGCGTTGGCTCGGGGCTCAGGCCGCCGTACTCGATGAGAATCCCGCCCTCAGCCATGGCCGCGCTCAGGGGCTCGAAGATCGGACCGCCGACCGGATCGAACACCACGCGCGCGCCGGCGTTGCCGGTGATTTCGAGCAGCCGGGAGCGCAGGTCTTCCTCGTCGCTGGCGATCACCGCCGCGGCACCCGCCTGTGCCAGGGCATCGCGCTTGGCCGAGGTGCGGGTGACGGCGATCGGCACCGCGCCCACTCGCCGGGCGATCTGGATGGCCGCCAGGCCGACGCTGCTCGAAGCGGCGGTGATGACGACGAAATCTCCGGCTCGCATACCGGCTACCTGAACCAGCGCACCATAGGCGGTGAGGTACTGCATCCAGGTGGCGGCGGCCTCGGTCCAGGCCTGCCCCGGTGGGTTCTTCACCAGGCGAGACTGCGGGACCACCAGGCGTTCGGCGTGGGTCGGCTGCTCATGCATCGAGGTCGGTGGCAGGACGCTCACGGCGTCCCCCGGAGAAAACCCGCGCACTTCGCTGCCCACGGCCTCCACCAGCCCGGTTGCCTCCAGGCCGAGGCCGGAGGGGAGTTGCGGGCTTTCGATGTAGCGGTCGGTCCGCAGCAGTGCCTCGGCGCGGTTCAGCCCCAACGCCTTGACCCGGATACTCACCTCATTCGGGCCTGGCTGGCGAACCTCTACCGGTTCGATACGCAGGACTTCCGGTCCGCCGATCTGATGAAAGCGAACGGCCCGTGCGGTGGCTCTTTCCATGTGATGCTCCAATACGAAAGTGATTCGACGTAAAAGCACTATCGATGATCGGAATAACCCAATAAATGGCGTATACAGGCGTTGAGTCGAAAGCAGGAGTTTCGAATGGATCGTCTGACCAGCATGGCCGTGTTCGTTCGCGCGGTAGACCTGGGGTCCTTTGCGGCGGCCGCCGATGCCATGGAAATGTCCGCGCCGATGGTGGGCAAGCATGTGCGCTTTCTCGAGGAGCGACTGGGCGCCCGGTTGCTGGTGCGCAGCACGCGCCGGCAGAGCCTGACCGAGGCGGGAAGGATCTACTACGAGCGCTGCCGCGCGTTGCTGGCCGATGCCGAGGCGGCGGACATCCTCGCCGCCGGAGAAGTGGCCGAGCCGCGTGGCCGGCTGCGGGTGGCCTTGCCGGTGCATTTCGGCCGTCGCTGCGTGGCGCCGGTGCTGCTGGAGTTGGCCCAGCGTTACCCGCAACTGGAGCTGGATCTTCGGTTCAGTGACCGCCTGACGGACCTCGCGGAAGAACAGATCGACCTGGCCATTCGCACCGGCGAGCCGGAGCCCAGGGCCGGGGTCGTTGCCCGCCGCATCGGCCGGCAACGCATGGTGGTCTGCGCCGCGCCCGCGTACCTGGCGCAACACGGGCGGCCGACGGGCATCGAGGGGCTGGCCGCACACCAGGTGCTGGTCTACCACCGTTCCGGGCGGATAAACCCCTGGCTGTTCCCGCGTGAAGGGCAGGCGCCGGAGGAGTTCTCGCCAAACTCCCGGCTGCGTTTCGATGACCTGGCCGCCATTGCCGATGCCGCGGTTCGCGGCATGGGGCTGGCGTGGTTGCCGTACTGGCTGGTAGGCGAAGCCATCCTGGGCGGTGAGCTGGAAGACGTGCTGCCAGAGCAGCCGGGCTTCCTGTACGGCGTGCACGCGACCTGGCTGCAGACCGCTCAGTTGCCGCGCAAGGTGCGGCTGGCGATCGATGCATTGATCGAGGTGATCCCCGGCCTGGTGATGCCGGGGCTGGCGGAGTAGGGCGGCCCTGGTCGCAGGCCACCAGGCGATCAGTGTGCCGGGGTCAGTTGCAGCACGCGGTTGCGGCCGCCCTCGGCCAGCAGGTAACCGCCCTTGCCGTCGGGCACGATGGATTGCGGTGCCTTGAGGAACGAGAGGATGGTGCGGGGCTCGCCCTTGCCGTCCCACAGCAGCAGGCGGGCACGGTGCGTGGAGTCCTCGCTGATCCAGATGCCGCGCGCGTCGCACATCAGGAAGGTGGGCTGGTTCAGGCCGGCCAGCACCACCGGGTCCTTGCCATCCTCGGTGAACTGGCGGATCGCGCCGTCTTTCTTGGCGCTGTAGAGCAGGCGTCCATCAGTGCAGCGGGTGATGGCCTCGCTCTCGTTCAGATGCTCGCGGAGG includes these proteins:
- a CDS encoding DMT family transporter, coding for MKRGVVYAGMAGAIWGGVILAPSLVPEFNPLLISSVRFALYGAISLLIALPVALGLLRRISRQDLSMLVRLSLAGNLLYFALLSAAVQFAGVAAASLINGIMPLAIAYQSRSEHDSLPLSRMKMPLALVAMGILCINLDPTALSSAGGTPAERILGIVCGFCAVACWSWYAAANARYLKASHFDSHEWSTLLGVVTGAMALVLAGVGVLVAPQAVPTEVSSERWMTFLWVSLFLAVFGSWVANGLWNAATRRLPMSLGGQLIVFETLFACAYAYLHQQRLPGPVEALAIVLLTIGVLWAIGLHRAPAEAPVRAVES
- a CDS encoding HIT family protein, which translates into the protein MQIPPSHVIHQTEHWLLNHHLGSALPGYLMLGSTQPVDSLADLPEEALAEMGVLMARVQRTLEQCLQPKWLYIGRFGHSPGFPIHFHFIPVYDWVEELFWADERYRSLEQFAHLEAASSQTDGAELTLFVWREFGEAPVPPPVQGLAIAQVIELLRGRFA
- a CDS encoding LysR family transcriptional regulator encodes the protein MDRLTSMAVFVRAVDLGSFAAAADAMEMSAPMVGKHVRFLEERLGARLLVRSTRRQSLTEAGRIYYERCRALLADAEAADILAAGEVAEPRGRLRVALPVHFGRRCVAPVLLELAQRYPQLELDLRFSDRLTDLAEEQIDLAIRTGEPEPRAGVVARRIGRQRMVVCAAPAYLAQHGRPTGIEGLAAHQVLVYHRSGRINPWLFPREGQAPEEFSPNSRLRFDDLAAIADAAVRGMGLAWLPYWLVGEAILGGELEDVLPEQPGFLYGVHATWLQTAQLPRKVRLAIDALIEVIPGLVMPGLAE
- a CDS encoding DUF1360 domain-containing protein translates to MIDLLNLPLAGALWTCIVLAMAASALSMTVTQTELFAPLRALAWKVHPQVGHLFQCFYCFSHWVVIAGTLVYRPVVIASGWAVVDWLVATFFTVALTALCCGLLFKVFLTAMAKAVSERELKKLFAGE
- a CDS encoding cytoplasmic protein, whose product is MQKYRLIIQHHGQLLGYFDSDVPRAREAVQSIASCLGELGYDLELMVADSERRLLESSPSGIKVLASEPLYRPVELESL
- a CDS encoding zinc-dependent alcohol dehydrogenase family protein — translated: MERATARAVRFHQIGGPEVLRIEPVEVRQPGPNEVSIRVKALGLNRAEALLRTDRYIESPQLPSGLGLEATGLVEAVGSEVRGFSPGDAVSVLPPTSMHEQPTHAERLVVPQSRLVKNPPGQAWTEAAATWMQYLTAYGALVQVAGMRAGDFVVITAASSSVGLAAIQIARRVGAVPIAVTRTSAKRDALAQAGAAAVIASDEEDLRSRLLEITGNAGARVVFDPVGGPIFEPLSAAMAEGGILIEYGGLSPEPTPFPLFEVLSRSLTLRGYRVYELLEDPARLQAASAFIRDGLADGTLRPVIARTFAFDDVVEAYRYLESNQQFGKVVMTLQE
- a CDS encoding class I SAM-dependent methyltransferase codes for the protein MNPSELMAPFHDPEAAARYAENPPRFVPGLSDLHRMAGILLAESAPADGHLLVLGAGGGMELKAFADAQPHWRFTGVDPSAEMLAVAAQMLGQQAQRVDFRQGYIDDAPPGPFDGAACLLTLHFLAEPERLRVLREIHERLKPGAAFVMAHASVPQGTGERARWLSRYAAFAIRAGMEPASAQQARAAVDAHLNILTPEQDEALLWEAGFNRIEAFYVGFAFRGWVALA
- a CDS encoding LysR substrate-binding domain-containing protein translates to MPPLETLITFEAVGRCGSFTQAATELFLTQSAVSKQMRALEESLKVPLFERRPRGVTLTAAGAELLGTVDMLLERLQHSVRRIRNVHQSNAVSVLATHAMAQFWLFPKLIEFNKAHPGIAVHVHAINEMDEASLVDFDLGILYGAGDWTTLDSQFVLPEVVYPVARPDLDVSAIRTLEDLAAAPLVQLDTSAWSCLDWHDWFAHFGRDYQASESLPVFNQLTLAYRAVQQGMGIGLAWGFMADEAVAIGEMQRVTDLAMVTERGEYLVSLRHRQLSPAAQLFHDWLLESVNGH
- a CDS encoding MOSC domain-containing protein; protein product: MSLSAVSLDALLTGRAVPFTRPGSLSAIAKEPRQTTLKVTALGLESDEQGDLRVHGGVEKAIHHYPREHYANWTAELGEHPLLSRPGAFGENFSSTGWTEADVCLGDRIRAGTALLEVSQGRMPCWKLNDRFEVTHMALRVQESGRTGWYYRVLEEGTVAAGATLELVERRHADWSLQRLSAVLFDKRIDTDTLRECLELPLPPNWRRTLSRRLENGAVEDWSSRLQGSPKN